One Polaribacter sp. SA4-12 genomic window carries:
- a CDS encoding GTP cyclohydrolase, with the protein MIVKLAETSIKTKFGEFKETLFYNGQKESHALVMGNIEGEENILCRIHSSCIFAHHFNSIECDCREQMEISQQLIQKAGKGIVIWLEQEGKGNGHFALIKSIEHKKKGVPQAEAYEKVGFSKDARDFTVAAEILKALKVKSVKMLTNNPSKVETLTKHGITVTGIQKTEL; encoded by the coding sequence ATGATCGTAAAATTAGCAGAGACTTCTATTAAAACAAAGTTTGGAGAGTTCAAAGAAACGTTATTTTATAACGGACAAAAGGAATCTCATGCTTTGGTAATGGGTAATATTGAAGGTGAAGAAAATATATTATGTAGAATACATTCGTCTTGTATTTTTGCGCATCATTTTAATAGTATAGAATGTGATTGTAGAGAACAAATGGAAATTTCTCAACAGCTGATTCAGAAAGCAGGAAAAGGAATTGTTATTTGGTTAGAACAAGAAGGTAAAGGAAATGGTCATTTTGCTTTAATTAAAAGTATAGAGCATAAGAAAAAAGGTGTACCACAAGCAGAAGCTTATGAAAAAGTAGGTTTTAGTAAAGATGCAAGAGATTTTACAGTTGCCGCAGAAATTTTAAAGGCATTAAAAGTGAAATCTGTAAAAATGTTGACTAATAATCCGAGTAAAGTGGAGACATTAACAAAACACGGAATTACTGTTACTGGAATTCAAAAAACTGAGTTATAG
- the aspS gene encoding aspartate--tRNA ligase — MYRSHSCGELRASHVNTEVTLAGWVQKSRDKGFMVWVDLRDRYGITQLIFDEDRTPKEMMEKAKSLGREFVIQVTGTVIDRESKNSKMATGAIEVLVSKLEILNASITPPFTIEDKTDGGEDIRMKYRYLDIRRNPVKDSLIFRHKVSMEVRKYLSDQEFIEVETPYLIKSTPEGARDFVVPSRMNEGQFYALPQSPQTFKQLLMVGGMDKYFQIVKCFRDEDLRADRQPEFTQIDCEMAFVEQEDILNIFEGLTRHLLKEVNNVEVEKFPRMLYDDAMKLYGNDKPDIRFGMEFGELNAVTQHKDFGVFNSAELVVGIAVPGGNSYTRKEIDNIIKWVKRPQVGALGMIYARVNEDGSFKSSVDKFYDQEDLAKWAEVTGAKPGDLVCVLSGETNKVRVQLSALRMELAERLGLRDPKVFAPLWVIDFPLLELDEETGHYHAMHHPFTSPKPGQMELLDTDPGAVKANAYDLVLNGNEIGGGSIRIHDKQMQATMLKHLGFSDEDAKAQFGFLMDAFEYGAPPHGGLAFGLDRLVAILGGQETIRDFIAFPKNNSGRDVMIDAPAFIDDDQLKELSLKLDIQE, encoded by the coding sequence ATGTATAGAAGTCATTCTTGTGGAGAGTTAAGAGCATCTCATGTAAATACAGAAGTTACCTTAGCAGGTTGGGTACAAAAATCGCGTGATAAAGGTTTTATGGTTTGGGTCGATTTACGAGACAGATATGGAATTACGCAGTTAATTTTTGATGAAGATCGTACGCCAAAAGAAATGATGGAAAAAGCAAAATCTTTAGGAAGAGAGTTTGTAATACAAGTAACAGGAACTGTAATTGACAGAGAATCTAAGAATTCTAAAATGGCAACAGGAGCTATTGAGGTGTTGGTTTCTAAGTTAGAAATCTTAAACGCATCTATTACACCGCCTTTTACAATTGAAGATAAAACTGATGGTGGAGAAGACATCAGAATGAAATACAGATATTTAGATATTAGAAGAAATCCAGTAAAGGACAGTTTAATTTTCCGTCATAAAGTTTCGATGGAAGTTAGAAAATACTTGTCTGATCAGGAATTTATCGAAGTTGAAACTCCTTATTTAATTAAATCTACACCAGAAGGCGCAAGAGATTTTGTGGTGCCTAGTAGAATGAATGAAGGTCAGTTTTATGCTTTACCTCAATCTCCTCAAACATTTAAACAACTTTTGATGGTTGGTGGAATGGATAAATATTTTCAGATTGTAAAATGTTTTAGAGATGAAGATTTACGTGCAGACAGACAACCAGAATTTACACAGATTGACTGTGAAATGGCATTTGTTGAGCAAGAAGATATTTTAAATATTTTTGAAGGATTAACGCGTCACTTACTAAAAGAAGTAAATAATGTTGAAGTGGAGAAATTCCCTAGAATGTTATATGACGATGCAATGAAATTGTACGGAAATGACAAGCCAGATATTCGTTTCGGAATGGAATTCGGTGAGTTAAATGCAGTTACTCAACATAAAGATTTTGGTGTTTTTAATAGCGCAGAATTAGTTGTTGGTATCGCAGTTCCTGGAGGAAATTCTTACACAAGAAAAGAAATAGACAATATTATTAAATGGGTAAAACGCCCTCAAGTTGGTGCTTTAGGAATGATTTATGCTCGTGTAAACGAAGATGGATCTTTTAAATCTTCTGTAGATAAATTCTACGACCAAGAAGATTTAGCTAAATGGGCTGAAGTTACTGGTGCAAAACCTGGTGATTTAGTGTGTGTTTTATCTGGAGAAACAAATAAAGTAAGAGTACAATTATCTGCTTTACGTATGGAATTAGCAGAACGTTTAGGCTTGAGAGATCCTAAAGTTTTTGCTCCTCTTTGGGTAATTGATTTCCCTTTATTAGAGTTAGATGAAGAAACTGGGCATTATCATGCAATGCATCACCCATTTACTTCTCCTAAACCTGGTCAAATGGAATTGTTAGACACAGATCCTGGAGCAGTAAAAGCAAATGCGTATGATTTGGTTTTAAACGGTAATGAAATTGGTGGTGGTTCTATTCGTATTCACGATAAACAAATGCAAGCTACAATGTTGAAACATTTAGGTTTTTCTGATGAAGATGCAAAAGCACAATTTGGTTTCTTAATGGATGCTTTTGAATATGGTGCGCCTCCTCATGGTGGTTTGGCTTTTGGTTTGGATAGATTGGTTGCTATTTTAGGCGGACAAGAAACTATTAGAGACTTTATTGCATTCCCTAAAAATAATTCTGGACGAGATGTAATGATTGACGCTCCAGCATTTATCGATGACGATCAATTAAAAGAATTAAGTTTGAAATTAGATATTCAAGAATAA
- a CDS encoding cupin domain-containing protein: protein MSVINIQEKFKLFSDHWSPKKIGELNGQQILLAKLKGEFVFHKHDNEDELFMVIKGSLDIELRDKTVTLNEGEFYVVPKGVEHKPIAKEEVHVLLFEPLSIKHTGDIIADITVETYEAI, encoded by the coding sequence ATGAGTGTAATTAATATTCAAGAGAAATTTAAACTGTTTTCAGATCATTGGTCGCCTAAAAAAATTGGCGAATTAAATGGACAACAAATCTTGTTAGCAAAGCTAAAAGGTGAGTTTGTTTTTCATAAACATGACAATGAAGACGAGCTTTTTATGGTCATAAAAGGTTCTTTAGATATTGAATTACGCGATAAAACAGTTACTTTAAACGAAGGTGAATTTTATGTTGTACCAAAAGGAGTAGAACATAAACCAATTGCAAAAGAAGAAGTTCATGTTTTATTATTCGAACCACTTTCAATTAAACATACAGGAGATATTATTGCAGATATAACTGTAGAAACTTACGAAGCTATTTAA
- the rsmI gene encoding 16S rRNA (cytidine(1402)-2'-O)-methyltransferase — MSKLFLVPTPIGNLEDMTFRAIRILKEVDFILAEDTRTSGKLLKHFEIETQMHSHHMHNEHKSVKGIVQRIQNGETCALISDAGTPAISDPGFLLTRACVENNIEVDCLPGATAFVPALVNSGLPNDKFVFEGFLPVKKGRQTRFLLLAEEKRTMIIYESPHKLIKTLGHFVEYFGADRQVSVSRELTKMFEETIRGTATEVLAHYTAKPPKGEIVVIVEGKK; from the coding sequence ATGAGTAAATTATTTTTAGTACCAACACCAATAGGTAATCTAGAAGACATGACTTTTAGAGCGATTAGAATTCTAAAAGAAGTCGATTTTATTTTAGCAGAAGACACGCGTACAAGTGGAAAACTCTTAAAACATTTTGAGATTGAAACGCAAATGCACAGTCACCACATGCATAACGAACATAAATCTGTAAAAGGTATTGTGCAAAGAATACAAAACGGAGAAACATGTGCATTAATTTCTGATGCTGGAACTCCTGCAATTTCAGATCCTGGTTTTTTACTAACGAGAGCGTGTGTAGAAAATAATATTGAAGTAGATTGTTTACCTGGAGCAACAGCTTTTGTACCTGCTTTGGTAAACTCTGGTTTGCCAAACGATAAGTTTGTTTTTGAAGGTTTTTTACCTGTTAAAAAAGGAAGACAAACTCGTTTTCTTTTATTAGCAGAAGAAAAAAGAACGATGATTATTTATGAATCTCCACATAAATTGATAAAAACACTTGGGCATTTTGTAGAATATTTTGGAGCAGACAGACAAGTTTCTGTGTCTAGAGAATTAACAAAAATGTTTGAAGAAACGATTAGAGGAACTGCAACTGAAGTTTTAGCACATTATACTGCAAAACCACCAAAAGGTGAAATTGTGGTGATTGTTGAAGGGAAGAAGTAA
- a CDS encoding AAA family ATPase: MKINIRTTNHIDFPEEFKEPNFYIDNVDNKFIEVLEDNTISTELEISNINFFVGENNSGKSRFLRGLLKLNYPFENLIQGVFFPDLISEISETEERLNESLVPKNVLSEVIHITDDLISNFNSDDNEKIDYYLKELHKLGRHIYENEDKMKILKTYIEQIETLQNELVFTKKNKINNKIYIPILRSLLSGNHLGTDSFINTVKTLYFKNKTSFEIHSGLRMWSKIDEIQSSDKIRDLEKFQDFLSNYFFNKKRVQILADRKTKVIKIATNNSEFEKINDLGDGIQALIILLYPIFTADINDCFYIEEPEINLHPAFQKIFIQTLLNDEFLKAKKLKYFFTTHSNHLLDLTLLDDDVSIFQFQKIEENKHLIKTSVKPNKEILDLLGVTTSSVFLSNSSVWVEGPTDRKYLSKFLKLYSEGNKDVKYLKEDIDFAFFEYGGNLIEHYLFDEKEEFDEEEVRNKINSFALSNKIFLIADNDNAEKGSKKDLRRIALKALSDKNDNFTYQNTELKEIENLLPKKIIQDFISEILKTEESIEKAKNIVFERNDYNEIGLGKFYFDLFLNHKIPKKDFRAFNAESGTLKNDYKIKLASFVVDSEYTYSDLIEGNNELKDIIENLYKFIIKK, encoded by the coding sequence ATGAAAATAAATATAAGAACAACTAATCATATTGATTTTCCTGAAGAATTTAAAGAGCCTAATTTTTATATTGATAATGTCGATAATAAATTTATAGAGGTTCTTGAAGATAATACTATTAGTACTGAACTAGAAATAAGTAATATAAATTTTTTTGTTGGAGAAAATAATTCTGGAAAAAGTAGGTTTTTAAGAGGTTTATTAAAATTAAATTATCCTTTCGAAAATTTAATCCAAGGTGTTTTTTTTCCTGATTTAATAAGCGAAATTTCAGAAACTGAAGAAAGATTAAATGAAAGCCTAGTTCCAAAAAATGTTTTATCAGAAGTTATTCATATAACAGATGATTTAATATCCAATTTCAATAGTGATGATAATGAAAAGATTGATTATTATTTGAAAGAGTTACACAAATTAGGTCGACATATTTATGAGAATGAAGATAAGATGAAAATCTTAAAAACCTATATTGAACAAATTGAAACTTTACAAAACGAGTTGGTTTTTACAAAAAAAAATAAAATCAACAATAAAATATATATTCCTATTCTAAGAAGTCTTTTGAGTGGGAATCATTTAGGTACTGACAGTTTTATAAATACTGTCAAAACCTTATATTTTAAAAATAAAACAAGTTTTGAAATTCATTCAGGATTAAGAATGTGGAGTAAAATTGATGAAATCCAAAGTTCTGATAAAATAAGGGATTTAGAGAAATTTCAAGATTTTTTAAGTAATTACTTCTTTAATAAAAAAAGAGTACAAATATTAGCTGATAGAAAAACTAAAGTCATAAAAATTGCTACTAATAATAGTGAATTTGAAAAAATAAATGATTTAGGAGATGGTATTCAAGCTTTAATAATACTCTTATACCCAATTTTTACTGCTGATATAAATGATTGTTTTTATATAGAAGAACCCGAGATAAATTTACATCCAGCATTCCAAAAAATTTTTATTCAAACTCTTTTAAATGATGAGTTTCTAAAAGCTAAAAAATTAAAATATTTTTTTACTACTCATTCTAACCATTTATTAGATTTAACTTTATTAGATGATGATGTTTCTATCTTTCAATTCCAAAAAATAGAAGAAAATAAACATTTAATAAAAACCAGTGTTAAGCCAAATAAAGAGATTTTAGATTTATTAGGAGTTACAACTTCATCAGTGTTCTTATCTAATAGTTCAGTTTGGGTTGAAGGGCCAACTGATAGAAAATATTTATCAAAATTTTTAAAACTATATTCAGAAGGTAATAAAGATGTAAAGTATTTAAAAGAAGATATTGATTTTGCCTTTTTTGAATATGGGGGTAATTTAATTGAGCATTATCTTTTTGATGAAAAAGAAGAGTTTGATGAAGAGGAAGTCAGAAATAAAATAAATTCCTTCGCTTTATCAAATAAAATTTTTCTTATAGCTGATAATGATAATGCTGAAAAAGGTTCAAAAAAAGATTTAAGAAGAATAGCTTTAAAAGCGTTATCTGATAAAAATGACAATTTTACATATCAAAATACAGAGTTAAAAGAGATTGAAAATTTACTTCCTAAAAAAATTATTCAAGATTTTATTTCAGAAATTTTAAAAACAGAAGAAAGTATAGAAAAAGCTAAGAATATAGTTTTTGAAAGAAATGATTATAATGAAATAGGACTTGGTAAATTCTACTTTGATTTATTTTTAAATCATAAAATTCCTAAAAAAGATTTTCGTGCTTTCAATGCTGAATCTGGAACTTTAAAAAACGATTATAAAATAAAATTAGCGAGTTTCGTTGTTGATTCAGAATATACTTATTCAGATTTAATTGAGGGCAATAATGAGCTAAAAGACATAATTGAAAACTTATATAAATTTATTATAAAAAAATGA
- a CDS encoding HopJ type III effector protein, protein MIIQEFKTKLKSNPTSINFADTMQVIEDNYNFTPTTFTNGEITNNAGENSGSCKLFAFAQHQKLRKEETLFCFGEHYKNVLEDENGDSHQNIRNFMNSGFEGLSFEGEALELKS, encoded by the coding sequence ATGATCATCCAAGAATTCAAAACCAAGTTAAAATCAAATCCAACATCAATTAATTTTGCAGATACGATGCAAGTAATTGAGGATAACTACAATTTTACTCCAACTACTTTTACAAACGGAGAAATCACAAATAATGCAGGCGAAAACTCAGGTTCTTGTAAATTATTTGCATTTGCACAACATCAAAAATTAAGAAAAGAAGAAACGTTATTTTGTTTTGGTGAACATTATAAGAATGTTTTAGAAGATGAAAATGGAGATTCTCATCAAAATATTAGAAACTTTATGAATTCTGGTTTCGAAGGTTTGTCTTTTGAAGGTGAAGCTTTAGA